In one window of Cupriavidus necator N-1 DNA:
- a CDS encoding chloride channel protein → MSSVLPVEKRDYAVNRRLLMLSVIALGIGALSTVAADVLVNLIRFFTNLFFYQTLSLAERSPANHALGAWVIAMPVIGGLIVGLMARYGSDKIRGHGIPEAIEAVLFGKSTMSPRVAVLKPLSSGIVIGSGGPFGAEGPIIMTGGSLASLLAQYLHLTAGERKALLVAGACAGMTAIFGTPVAAVLLAVELLLFELRPRSLLPVALACAVAGFLRPLFFEAGPLFPLQTAAAGTPALLSCVLAGLLCGVLGAGLTLALYRTEDAFSRLPLHWMWWPALGGLVVGIGGYFEPRALGVGYDVIGDLLNNRIAIEIALALLAVKAVIWIAALGSGTSGGVLAPLLMLGAGLGVVLAPWLPGGSPQLWSLVCMAGVLGSVLGAPLTAIVFAFGLTHDTQALLPLLLTTAVAYGFSVLTMKRSIMTEKIARRGLHIYREYGVDPLERAHVDELMTREVVAIDAELPVAEAMVRYFGEHAAHRAYPVVAEGRVLGMLERAAIRGLAAGEIPPGMRCRDLLNAPAHVLLPGQTARAAAGRMAALSVARLPVVESAETMRLAGILSLRDLLRPSGSVFHEESRRERLRGRAAA, encoded by the coding sequence ATGTCGTCTGTTTTGCCGGTCGAGAAACGCGACTATGCCGTCAATCGTCGCCTGCTGATGCTGTCCGTGATCGCGCTGGGCATCGGTGCGCTCAGCACCGTGGCGGCGGATGTGCTGGTGAACCTGATCCGTTTCTTCACCAACCTGTTTTTCTACCAGACACTGTCGCTGGCCGAGCGCTCGCCTGCCAATCATGCATTGGGTGCGTGGGTGATCGCGATGCCGGTCATCGGGGGGCTGATCGTCGGATTGATGGCGCGCTACGGCAGCGACAAGATCCGTGGCCATGGCATTCCCGAGGCGATCGAGGCGGTGCTGTTCGGCAAGAGCACGATGTCGCCGCGAGTGGCGGTGCTCAAGCCGCTGTCGTCGGGCATCGTGATCGGCAGCGGCGGGCCGTTTGGCGCCGAGGGGCCGATCATCATGACCGGCGGCTCGCTGGCGTCGCTGCTGGCGCAGTACCTGCACCTGACCGCGGGCGAGCGCAAGGCGCTGCTGGTGGCGGGCGCGTGCGCGGGCATGACCGCGATCTTCGGCACGCCGGTGGCGGCGGTGCTGCTAGCGGTCGAGCTGCTGCTGTTCGAGCTGCGCCCGCGCAGCCTGCTGCCGGTAGCGCTGGCCTGCGCGGTGGCGGGGTTCCTGCGGCCGCTGTTCTTCGAGGCCGGTCCGCTGTTTCCGCTGCAGACGGCCGCGGCGGGCACGCCGGCGCTGCTGTCCTGCGTGCTGGCCGGCCTGCTCTGTGGCGTGCTGGGAGCAGGGCTGACGCTGGCGCTGTACCGCACCGAAGACGCGTTCTCGCGCCTGCCGCTGCACTGGATGTGGTGGCCGGCGCTGGGCGGGCTGGTGGTCGGCATCGGCGGCTACTTCGAGCCGCGCGCGCTGGGGGTGGGCTATGACGTGATCGGCGACCTGCTGAACAACCGCATCGCCATCGAGATTGCGCTGGCGCTGCTGGCGGTCAAGGCCGTGATCTGGATTGCGGCGCTGGGTTCGGGCACCTCGGGCGGCGTGCTGGCGCCGCTGCTGATGCTGGGCGCGGGCCTGGGCGTGGTGCTGGCGCCGTGGCTGCCGGGCGGCTCGCCGCAGTTGTGGTCGCTGGTGTGCATGGCCGGCGTGCTGGGCAGCGTGCTGGGCGCGCCGCTGACGGCGATCGTATTTGCCTTCGGGCTCACGCACGACACGCAGGCGCTGCTGCCGTTGCTGCTGACCACGGCAGTGGCCTATGGCTTTTCGGTGCTGACCATGAAGCGTTCGATCATGACCGAGAAGATCGCCCGGCGCGGCCTGCATATCTATCGCGAATACGGTGTGGATCCGCTCGAGCGCGCCCATGTGGACGAGCTGATGACACGCGAGGTGGTTGCCATCGACGCCGAGCTGCCGGTGGCCGAGGCAATGGTGCGCTACTTTGGCGAGCATGCGGCCCATCGCGCCTACCCGGTGGTAGCCGAAGGGCGCGTGCTGGGCATGCTGGAGCGCGCTGCGATCCGGGGCCTGGCAGCTGGTGAGATCCCGCCCGGCATGCGTTGCCGCGACCTGTTGAATGCGCCGGCGCATGTGCTGTTGCCTGGCCAGACCGCACGCGCCGCCGCGGGCCGCATGGCCGCGCTGAGCGTGGCGCGCCTGCCGGTGGTGGAAAGCGCCGAGACCATGCGCCTGGCCGGCATCCTGTCGCTGCGCGACCTGCTGCGTCCCAGCGGCAGCGTGTTCCACGAGGAATCGCGGCGCGAGCGCCTGCGCGGCCGCGCCGCAGCCTGA
- a CDS encoding Lrp/AsnC family transcriptional regulator, translating into MDATDHQLISLLRDNARMPVTALAQALRVSRATVQNRIDKLEQEGVIVGYTVRLRPEAEAHRIRAWMTIAVEGNKARAVLQALRGEPNVQALHTTNGRWDIIAELRADTLEAFDRTLDRIRLIDGISATETSILLSTYK; encoded by the coding sequence ATGGATGCCACCGATCACCAGCTGATTTCCCTCCTGCGCGACAACGCGCGCATGCCGGTCACGGCGCTGGCGCAGGCGCTGCGCGTGTCGCGCGCGACCGTGCAGAACCGCATCGACAAGCTGGAACAGGAAGGCGTGATCGTTGGCTACACGGTGCGCCTGCGGCCCGAGGCCGAAGCGCACCGCATCCGCGCCTGGATGACGATTGCCGTGGAAGGCAACAAGGCCCGCGCCGTGCTGCAGGCGCTGCGCGGCGAACCCAATGTGCAGGCGCTGCACACCACCAATGGCCGCTGGGACATCATTGCCGAGCTGCGCGCCGATACGCTGGAAGCGTTCGACCGCACGCTGGACCGGATCCGGCTGATCGACGGCATCAGCGCCACCGAGACCAGCATCCTGCTGTCGACCTACAAATAG
- a CDS encoding dimethylarginine dimethylaminohydrolase family protein, translating into MTHTPTILLVEPTFYDVSYSINPWMDPAAWARDPRGMHRSAMQSFDALREALGRAGFAVEVAPGAPGLPDMVFPANAAVVLDGRALLARFRYPQRRGEEAPFADIFGTLRERGLLDEVALLPEGCFQEGAGDCIWDAGRGHFWAGFGPRSSHEAAVAVSDYFGKDVVALELATEQSYHLDVCFCPLSGGEVLYYPPAFSEAALRELRARVPARLRIEASADDLRHFSVNAVNLDDQVVMTRTTPHLRTELGRRGYQLHEVDLSPFMLSGGGAYCMTLRLDRRSGPGIAAVAA; encoded by the coding sequence GTGACCCACACCCCCACGATCCTGCTGGTCGAGCCGACCTTCTACGACGTGTCGTACAGCATCAATCCGTGGATGGATCCGGCTGCCTGGGCGCGCGACCCGCGCGGCATGCACCGCAGCGCCATGCAGTCTTTCGACGCGCTGCGCGAGGCGCTGGGCCGGGCCGGCTTTGCGGTGGAGGTGGCCCCCGGCGCGCCGGGGCTGCCCGACATGGTGTTCCCGGCCAACGCCGCGGTGGTGCTCGATGGCCGCGCGCTGCTGGCGCGCTTCCGCTACCCGCAACGCCGTGGTGAAGAGGCGCCGTTCGCCGACATCTTCGGCACGCTGCGCGAGCGCGGCCTGCTCGACGAAGTCGCGCTGCTGCCCGAGGGCTGCTTCCAGGAAGGCGCGGGCGACTGCATCTGGGATGCGGGCCGCGGCCACTTCTGGGCCGGGTTCGGTCCGCGCTCGTCGCATGAGGCGGCCGTGGCGGTGTCGGACTACTTCGGCAAGGACGTGGTGGCGCTGGAGCTGGCCACCGAGCAGAGCTACCACCTCGACGTCTGCTTCTGCCCGCTTTCCGGCGGCGAGGTGCTGTACTACCCGCCGGCCTTCAGCGAGGCGGCGCTGCGCGAGCTGCGCGCGCGTGTGCCGGCGCGGCTGCGTATCGAGGCCAGCGCCGACGATCTGCGCCACTTCAGCGTCAATGCCGTCAATCTCGACGACCAGGTGGTAATGACCCGCACCACGCCGCACCTGCGCACCGAGCTGGGCCGGCGCGGCTACCAGCTGCATGAGGTCGACCTGTCGCCCTTCATGCTGTCCGGCGGCGGCGCCTATTGCATGACGCTGCGCCTGGATCGCCGCAGCGGGCCGGGCATCGCCGCGGTGGCGGCCTGA